The following proteins come from a genomic window of Lolium rigidum isolate FL_2022 chromosome 5, APGP_CSIRO_Lrig_0.1, whole genome shotgun sequence:
- the LOC124656818 gene encoding protein-tyrosine-phosphatase PTP1-like, translating into MRGSAHDTKAPPTTISRSVPVPATASFSKRRREPAFADTGNAMSSRSGGGSLRDRLRAVSRLAGSGFRRPQAEAQCSTGPVPGAAFDLEADPPPPVLTQEQVRLCKEALAHFEPRSKQLDVLSDEFQTLQGMRSMHPELMKTSNVARHATNMEKNRYTDVLPFDDTRVQLKSSTTSQFSGNDYINASFIKATEDNRVSTFISTQGPLVKTFGDFWQMVYENQCPVIVMLTHFDRIKCDKYLPLENREGTYGKYNVKIGKTKRDNHQLWLRDVEVRCNESGKVHSVRHIEYPDWPDHGVPANTDAVRQIRKRLHDIPKEHPIVVHCSAGIGRTGAYVTVHSSIERILLGDRSSYDVVETVRRFRSQRVGMVQTEQQYVFCYRAIADELKDLLKSNH; encoded by the exons ATGCGGGGGAGCGCCCACGACACCAAGGCCCCGCCCACGACAATCT CCCGATCAGTCCCCGTCCCCGCGACCGCGTCCTTCTCCAAGCGCCGCCGTGAGCCCGCTTTCGCGGACACCGGGAACGCGATGAGCtcccgcagcggcggcggcagcctccgcGATAGGCTGAGGGCCGTCTCCCGCCTCGCCGGATCCGGCTTCCGCCGTCCGCAGGCGGAGGCGCAGTGCTCCACGGGCCCGGTCCCCGGGGCTGCGTTCGACTTGGAGGCCGATCCTCCGCCGCCGGTGCTGACGCAAGAGCAGGTCAGGCTATGCAAGGAGGCGCTCGCGCATTTCGAGCCGAGGAGCAAACAGCTGGATGTCTTGTCCGACGAGTTCCAAACCCTCCAG GGCATGAGATCAATGCATCCAGAGCTGATGAAAACGTCTAACGTAGCTCGTCATGCTACTAATATGGAGAAAAACCGTTATACTGATGTCTTACCAT TTGACGATACCAGGGTACAGCTAAAATCGTCAACTACAAGTCAATTTTCAGGCAATGATTACATCAATGCAAGCTTTATAAAG GCTACTGAGGACAACAGAGTTTCAACATTTATTTCCACTCAAGGGCCACTAGTCAAGACTTTCGGGGACTTCTGGCAAATGGTTTATGAAAATCAATGTCCTGTGATTGTTATGCTCACACATTTCGACAGAATTAAG TGTGATAAGTATCTTCCCTTGGAAAATCGAGAAGGAACATATGGAAAATATAATGTTAAGATTGGGAAGACCAAAAGAGATAACCACCAATTATGGTTGCGTGATGTGGAGGTGCGGTGCAATGAG TCAGGCAAAGTTCATTCTGTACGCCATATAGAATATCCTGATTGGCCCGACCATGGAGTGCCAGCCAACACTGATGCTGTCAGACAAATCCGAAAACGGTTGCATGACATTCCGAAAGAACATCCTATAGTTGTACATTGCAG TGCAGGAATCGGGAGAACTGGTGCTTATGTCACCGTCCATAGTTCAATTGAGAGGATTCTCCTTGGAgacagaagctcttatgatgTTGTTGAAACTGTAAGAAGATTTAGGTCCCAACGAGTTGGAATGGTTCAAACCGAG CAACAATACGTGTTCTGCTACCGTGCAATTGCTGATGAGCTGAAAGATCTGCTGAAGTCAAACCATTGA
- the LOC124657781 gene encoding dirigent protein 22-like, protein MAAAALIVLLLAVATPAMHPQTASAAGADKETHIKVYWHDVYSGPSPTAVVVAKAATTNSSKTGFGMVVVIDDPLTDGPDLNSSKIVGRAQGTYIASGKDSLALLMNMNFVFSAGQYNGSAVAIMGRNSVMDEVREMAVIGGTGVFRWARGYAQARTHTFDLKTGDASVQYNVFIRH, encoded by the coding sequence atggccgccgccgcgctcatCGTGCTCCTCCTCGCCGTGGCCACCCCGGCCATGCATCCGCAGACCGCGTCAGCAGCGGGGGCCGACAAGGAGACGCACATCAAGGTGTACTGGCACGACGTGTACAGCGGGCCGAGCccgacggcggtggtggtggcgaaggCGGCGACCACCAACAGCTCCAAGACGGGCTTCGGCATGGTGGTGGTCATCGACGACCCGCTCACCGACGGGCCCGACCTCAACTCGTCCAAGATCGTGGGGCGCGCGCAGGGCACCTACATCGCCTCCGGCAAGGACTCGCTGGCGCTGCTCATGAACATGAACTTCGTCTTCAGCGCCGGCCAGTACAACGGCAGCGCCGTCGCCATCATGGGCCGCAACTCGGTCATGGACGAGGTCCGCGAGATGGCCGTCATCGGCGGCACCGGCGTCTTCAGGTGGGCGCGCGGGTATGCGCAGGCCAGGACGCACACCTTCGACCTCAAGACCGGAGACGCCAGCGTCCAGTACAACGTCTTCATCAGGCACTAG